A window of the Thermodesulfobacteriota bacterium genome harbors these coding sequences:
- a CDS encoding 2-hydroxyacyl-CoA dehydratase family protein has product MWEDMSLEDVVRCASDPYPSIREWKRKSGKKVIGTTFADVPEEVIQAFDILPVTLMGTTKPLKRAQALLPDNACSLARSNLELVLSYETDLFDGFVLPQVCDTTQHMSDIWRINVKADYFESFLAPRQVDRPSAKYWVRKEIDRLIDSLKNFSGKDLGPTDLKRSVEIHNENKRLLKEIYSIKNENPSSVSSKEFFSMVKISQQVDKGEFNRSLKKIKDSLKPGKKEGYIDVILCGITCEPIEIYGLFDELKLNVIADNLLIGSRYLEGEVEDGEDLIDKLTERHFKRGFFSPIHGNVFAEFEQIKKLYKEKNAKAVIYVHIEFCESQEYDLPDLKRMMKQEGIPMHVIETEYQTTSLSHIRTRLQAFIESIKGI; this is encoded by the coding sequence ATGTGGGAAGATATGTCCCTTGAAGATGTTGTCAGGTGTGCCAGTGATCCTTATCCTTCCATCAGGGAATGGAAGAGAAAGTCCGGCAAAAAGGTCATAGGAACAACCTTTGCTGATGTGCCCGAAGAGGTGATACAGGCTTTTGACATCTTGCCTGTCACCCTTATGGGCACAACCAAACCGCTAAAGAGGGCCCAAGCCCTCCTTCCTGATAACGCCTGCTCCCTTGCAAGAAGTAACCTTGAGCTTGTATTAAGCTACGAGACCGATCTCTTTGACGGGTTCGTACTGCCCCAAGTTTGCGATACGACACAACACATGTCTGACATATGGAGGATAAACGTAAAAGCTGATTACTTTGAAAGCTTTCTTGCCCCCCGCCAGGTTGACAGACCGAGCGCAAAGTACTGGGTGAGAAAGGAAATAGATAGACTTATCGACTCTTTAAAAAACTTTTCCGGAAAAGATCTGGGGCCCACGGATCTTAAAAGATCCGTGGAGATTCATAACGAGAATAAAAGGCTTCTTAAGGAGATATACTCGATAAAGAACGAGAATCCTTCGTCTGTTTCCTCGAAGGAATTCTTTTCAATGGTCAAGATCTCTCAGCAGGTGGATAAAGGTGAGTTTAATAGATCCTTGAAAAAGATCAAGGATAGCCTAAAACCTGGCAAAAAGGAAGGTTACATTGATGTCATCCTTTGTGGAATCACCTGTGAGCCCATAGAGATATACGGACTATTCGACGAGTTAAAGTTGAACGTAATTGCAGACAATCTGCTTATTGGAAGTCGCTACTTAGAAGGGGAAGTGGAAGACGGGGAAGATCTGATTGATAAGCTAACTGAAAGGCACTTCAAAAGGGGCTTCTTCTCACCTATTCACGGAAACGTATTTGCAGAATTCGAACAGATAAAGAAACTATACAAAGAGAAGAACGCAAAGGCTGTAATTTACGTACACATTGAATTCTGCGAGTCCCAGGAGTACGATCTTCCAGACCTTAAAAGGATGATGAAGCAAGAAGGGATACCGATGCATGTAATAGAGACTGAATATCAGACAACGTCTCTGTCCCATATAAGGACGAGACTTCAAGCGTTTATCGAATCAATAAAGGGGATCTAG
- the uvrA gene encoding excinuclease ABC subunit UvrA, with amino-acid sequence MDKIIVKGARQHNLKNIDVIIPKNKLIVVTGPSGSGKSSLAFDTIYAEGQRRYVESLSSYARQFLELMDKPDVDSIEGLSPAISIEQKSLSKNPRSTVGTVTEIYDYLRLLFSRIGHVFCYNCGKEIKSQHVPQIVDTILDLGYGTKISVYAPIVRGRKGEYRKELEELRRQGFTKVRIDGIMYELSEEINLDKNKKHEIDLLVDRVVLRDGAERRLFESIELALSKAQGLVKIETDSDTYLFSENFACPDCGISYPEITPRMFSFNNPYGACPDCYGLGVKEYFDPALIVPNPDLSLREGAIAPWADKNPVHLFSFLESIVDYYKIDIRKPFKELPDEIKNVLLFGTRGKEIPFYVDRGSKREIVKKPYEGVIAELKREWENASPWERERLERFINVVPCPTCGGARLKKEMLWVKIGGLNIHEVSRMTVEQALSFFKNLTLTEKEREISKMILKEITSRLQFLLDVGLDYITLDRTSATLSSGEAQRIRLATQIGSGLTGVLYVLDEPSVGLHQRDNERLIKTLIRLRNLGNTVIVVEHDYETIVQSDYVIDLGPGAGEHGGYLVFQGKPHDLANREDSLTGRYLSGKLRIETPKVRRKPKGFITIKGARANNLKNIDVSIPLGVFSCVTGVSGSGKSTLIVDTLYPLLKQKLYKSKEKAGEVTGIYGYEAIDNVIDIDQSPIGRTPRSNPATYTGVFSYIREIFSRLPESRIRGYREGRFSFNVKGGRCETCKGEGYVKIEMQFLPDVYIVCDQCKGKRYNRDTLEILYKGKSIADVLEMTVTEAMDFFDAYPQIKKRLKVLYDVGLGYIRLGQPATTLSGGEAQRIKLSRELSKRETGRTLYILDEPTTGLHFSDIEKLIKVLNELVERGNTVVVIEHNMDVIKCADYIIDLGPEGGIRGGEVVAVGTPEEIMECEKSYTGIFLKKYLAQTEPLNLSKSKAAL; translated from the coding sequence ATGGATAAAATAATCGTAAAAGGTGCAAGGCAGCACAATTTAAAAAATATCGATGTCATAATCCCCAAAAACAAGCTCATTGTTGTAACGGGGCCCAGTGGCTCCGGAAAGTCGAGCCTCGCTTTCGATACTATATACGCTGAAGGCCAGAGAAGATACGTGGAATCCCTCTCCTCGTATGCAAGACAATTTTTAGAACTCATGGATAAACCCGACGTGGACTCCATAGAGGGACTCTCTCCCGCAATAAGCATAGAGCAAAAGAGTTTGAGCAAAAATCCGAGGAGTACGGTTGGGACCGTAACAGAGATTTACGACTACTTAAGGCTTCTCTTTTCAAGGATAGGGCATGTCTTCTGCTACAATTGTGGCAAGGAAATAAAAAGCCAGCACGTACCTCAGATAGTCGATACCATTCTTGATCTAGGTTACGGGACTAAGATCTCCGTATACGCCCCAATCGTGAGAGGGAGGAAGGGAGAATACAGAAAAGAGCTCGAGGAACTACGCAGACAAGGATTCACAAAGGTAAGGATCGACGGTATAATGTATGAACTTTCCGAAGAGATAAATCTGGACAAGAACAAAAAACACGAAATAGACCTCCTTGTTGACAGGGTAGTTCTAAGGGATGGAGCAGAGAGAAGACTTTTCGAATCGATCGAACTCGCTCTTTCTAAAGCGCAGGGCCTCGTAAAGATTGAGACCGATTCTGACACGTATCTTTTTAGCGAAAATTTTGCCTGTCCTGACTGCGGGATAAGTTACCCAGAAATTACTCCCAGGATGTTTTCCTTCAATAACCCCTACGGGGCCTGCCCAGACTGCTACGGGCTTGGAGTTAAAGAATACTTCGATCCCGCCCTCATCGTACCCAACCCAGATCTCTCTTTAAGGGAAGGAGCCATTGCTCCGTGGGCAGACAAAAACCCCGTCCATCTTTTTTCTTTTCTCGAATCAATCGTCGACTATTACAAGATAGACATCAGAAAACCATTTAAGGAACTTCCCGATGAGATAAAGAACGTCCTTCTTTTCGGAACTCGGGGAAAGGAGATACCTTTTTACGTCGATAGGGGTTCGAAAAGGGAGATCGTTAAAAAACCCTACGAGGGGGTTATAGCAGAATTGAAACGGGAATGGGAAAACGCAAGTCCCTGGGAGCGCGAAAGGCTTGAACGATTCATAAATGTCGTTCCGTGCCCTACTTGTGGAGGCGCCCGTTTGAAAAAGGAGATGTTATGGGTGAAGATAGGGGGGCTTAACATACACGAAGTCTCCCGAATGACAGTGGAGCAGGCACTAAGTTTCTTCAAAAACTTGACCCTTACCGAGAAAGAGAGGGAAATTTCAAAAATGATACTTAAAGAGATCACATCCCGGTTGCAGTTTTTACTCGACGTTGGTCTTGACTATATAACGTTAGACAGGACTTCCGCGACTTTATCCTCAGGAGAGGCTCAAAGGATAAGGCTTGCAACACAGATAGGCTCAGGTCTTACCGGCGTCCTTTACGTTTTGGACGAACCTAGTGTAGGGCTCCACCAGAGGGACAACGAAAGACTCATAAAAACTTTAATTCGTCTTAGAAATCTGGGTAATACGGTAATTGTGGTCGAACACGACTACGAAACCATAGTCCAGTCGGATTATGTTATCGACCTTGGGCCCGGAGCAGGAGAACACGGGGGTTATCTTGTCTTTCAGGGAAAACCTCACGACCTTGCCAATCGCGAAGACTCCCTCACTGGAAGGTATCTCTCTGGGAAACTCAGGATAGAGACTCCCAAAGTTAGAAGAAAGCCTAAGGGATTTATCACTATAAAGGGTGCGAGGGCTAATAACTTAAAGAACATAGACGTATCGATACCTCTTGGGGTCTTTAGTTGCGTAACCGGGGTTTCTGGCTCGGGAAAGAGTACCCTTATCGTTGACACACTCTATCCTCTTCTCAAGCAGAAGCTTTATAAATCGAAGGAAAAAGCAGGAGAGGTAACAGGGATTTACGGATACGAAGCAATAGACAACGTCATAGACATAGATCAGTCCCCTATAGGAAGGACTCCCAGATCTAATCCTGCAACTTATACGGGTGTCTTTTCTTACATAAGAGAAATATTTTCCAGGCTACCAGAGTCTAGAATCCGCGGTTACAGAGAGGGTAGGTTCAGTTTCAACGTTAAGGGAGGAAGATGTGAGACTTGCAAAGGGGAAGGTTACGTAAAGATAGAGATGCAATTTCTGCCTGACGTTTACATAGTCTGCGACCAGTGTAAAGGCAAAAGGTATAACAGGGACACCTTAGAGATTCTTTACAAAGGGAAAAGTATAGCCGATGTCCTCGAAATGACGGTTACAGAAGCTATGGATTTCTTCGATGCGTATCCCCAAATAAAGAAAAGGCTAAAGGTGCTCTACGATGTCGGATTAGGATACATAAGGCTTGGGCAGCCTGCTACTACTCTTTCTGGCGGAGAAGCTCAAAGGATAAAGCTTTCCCGTGAACTGTCAAAAAGGGAAACTGGAAGAACCCTTTATATCCTTGATGAGCCAACAACTGGTCTACATTTCTCTGATATAGAAAAGCTCATCAAGGTGCTAAACGAACTTGTAGAAAGGGGAAATACGGTCGTAGTTATAGAGCACAACATGGATGTGATAAAATGCGCTGACTACATCATAGACCTCGGTCCTGAAGGAGGCATAAGGGGTGGGGAGGTTGTTGCAGTTGGAACACCGGAAGAGATCATGGAATGTGAAAAAAGCTATACTGGAATCTTTCTAAAAAAATATTTGGCTCAGACAGAACCTCTCAATTTATCTAAAAGTAAGGCTGCCCTATGA
- a CDS encoding TolC family protein, whose amino-acid sequence MDRLKLIKLSAVFLLLVICPSNVRAITLEESIKRGLSVSYSVKEQEELTKKAKFTYLSTIDPYLPRFDLESSYSRVFSPVKSLDTVNFDFQRDTYRFGGVISYRIFDGGERYARRRGAYFTYEKSIEESKRVRQDVAFNIKKHFYEALGKKEILQLKKESLNIAQRIFDLTKARYEVGVARKSDVLQAKFRMESLAIEYENAQMEYRKALLALKSILLAKEEEILEVEGTLEKPAIKFQKEELLKRALSSRPELLAQEKELKKLEMVHKERKAVWYPKIDADVQHSRHDSTFFPQRRSDQFFLSLNLPIFDGVGRYYTLKSVEKEIASAYANLLEKRRLAELETLETLYDYEMSVKNVELHEKLVQEAAASFEQSLGEYRVGKSDILSVLNSEKDLTHAKEKYIISLVQANIALSLLEKVAYLKEY is encoded by the coding sequence ATGGATCGTCTGAAGTTAATCAAGTTGTCAGCCGTCTTTTTACTTCTTGTGATCTGTCCTTCAAATGTCCGAGCTATAACTCTTGAGGAGAGCATAAAAAGGGGTCTTTCCGTTTCTTATTCAGTAAAAGAGCAGGAAGAGCTTACAAAGAAGGCGAAATTCACTTACCTTTCCACCATAGACCCGTATCTTCCGCGATTCGACCTCGAAAGTTCATACTCTAGGGTTTTTTCGCCTGTAAAATCTCTAGATACGGTTAATTTTGATTTTCAAAGGGACACTTATCGATTCGGAGGGGTGATTTCTTATCGGATCTTTGATGGCGGGGAAAGGTATGCAAGAAGAAGGGGCGCCTATTTTACTTATGAGAAAAGTATCGAGGAATCGAAAAGGGTACGACAAGATGTGGCCTTCAACATAAAGAAACATTTTTACGAAGCTCTTGGAAAGAAAGAAATTTTGCAATTGAAAAAGGAATCACTGAATATAGCTCAGAGAATATTCGACCTCACAAAGGCAAGATACGAAGTAGGTGTGGCAAGGAAAAGTGATGTGCTTCAGGCAAAATTTAGAATGGAATCCCTAGCGATAGAGTACGAAAACGCACAGATGGAGTATAGAAAGGCTCTTTTGGCGTTAAAATCGATTCTCCTAGCGAAGGAGGAAGAAATTTTAGAAGTTGAAGGGACTTTGGAGAAGCCTGCGATTAAGTTTCAAAAGGAAGAACTCTTAAAAAGGGCTCTCTCCTCTAGACCGGAATTACTGGCACAGGAAAAAGAGCTAAAAAAGTTAGAAATGGTCCATAAAGAGAGGAAGGCCGTTTGGTATCCAAAGATCGATGCGGATGTGCAACATTCAAGGCATGATTCAACATTTTTTCCCCAGCGTCGGTCTGATCAATTCTTCTTATCTTTGAATTTGCCCATATTCGATGGTGTGGGAAGGTATTACACGTTAAAGAGCGTGGAAAAGGAGATTGCCTCCGCTTACGCGAATCTTTTGGAGAAGCGAAGGTTGGCAGAACTTGAAACGCTCGAGACCCTCTACGATTACGAAATGTCGGTAAAAAATGTGGAACTCCATGAAAAACTGGTTCAGGAAGCGGCAGCCAGCTTCGAACAATCCTTAGGAGAATACAGGGTTGGCAAAAGCGATATTCTAAGTGTTCTTAATAGCGAAAAAGACTTAACCCACGCAAAGGAAAAGTATATAATTTCTCTCGTCCAGGCAAATATCGCCCTCTCCCTTTTGGAAAAGGTCGCTTATCTCAAAGAATATTAG
- a CDS encoding 2-hydroxyacyl-CoA dehydratase family protein → MSEKQKKEMTKSQILSKEITEEYLEEAFRAKKEGRIVCYTTAISPVEILVAHDIIPIYPENHSVANLVAKKGAEMCSFVEGLGYSSHLCAYARCDLAYRATGRTVTRGIPEPDMFLACNAQCFTLTKWFEVLSRKGGGLPLFVFDTPQYIRDRRAREEIVKYCVMQLKELIALIEDLTKRKFDYDRLREVLKYSREASLLYRRFLDMAQYKPSPISIFDALIGMAITVYRRGTPQCVEYYRTLCDEIQEKVEKGIGVLPKEKERFRLYWENLPIWYKFSDHAKLLSSYGAVILTSLYVHAWSFEFDLDKDPLYTLSENYVSRFSNVTLEERVDMALELFERYSLNGMLMFMNRSCKAVSFAVPTLKEILTKRTGIPALVFESDMGDQRFYSETQIRTRIEAYFETLEKLNLARG, encoded by the coding sequence ATGAGCGAAAAGCAAAAAAAAGAAATGACCAAATCCCAAATCTTATCAAAAGAGATAACGGAAGAGTACCTTGAAGAGGCATTTCGAGCCAAAAAGGAGGGTAGAATCGTCTGCTACACGACAGCCATCTCGCCGGTTGAGATCCTCGTTGCCCATGACATAATTCCAATCTACCCTGAAAATCACTCGGTTGCTAATCTAGTGGCAAAAAAGGGTGCAGAGATGTGTTCATTTGTCGAAGGGTTGGGCTACTCGAGTCACCTTTGCGCATACGCGAGGTGTGACCTTGCCTACAGGGCAACGGGCCGTACGGTAACAAGGGGGATTCCTGAACCGGACATGTTCCTTGCGTGTAACGCCCAGTGCTTTACACTAACTAAATGGTTCGAGGTATTGTCCAGAAAAGGAGGCGGACTACCCCTTTTTGTTTTTGATACACCACAGTACATACGGGATAGAAGGGCTAGGGAAGAGATTGTTAAGTACTGTGTGATGCAGCTGAAAGAACTCATAGCTTTGATTGAGGATCTAACTAAGAGAAAGTTCGACTACGACAGACTTAGGGAGGTTCTTAAGTATTCGAGGGAGGCAAGTCTACTTTACAGAAGATTCCTGGATATGGCCCAATACAAACCTTCGCCTATTAGCATCTTCGATGCTCTCATAGGAATGGCAATAACCGTGTACAGAAGGGGTACACCGCAGTGCGTGGAATACTATAGAACACTTTGCGACGAGATCCAGGAAAAAGTGGAAAAGGGTATAGGTGTCCTTCCAAAAGAAAAGGAAAGGTTCAGGCTTTACTGGGAGAATCTTCCTATATGGTATAAGTTCAGTGATCATGCGAAACTTTTGAGCTCTTATGGAGCTGTGATTCTAACCTCCCTTTACGTTCATGCCTGGAGCTTTGAATTTGACCTCGACAAGGACCCACTTTACACTCTCTCTGAGAATTACGTTTCAAGGTTTTCAAACGTGACACTCGAAGAGAGGGTCGATATGGCTTTAGAGCTTTTTGAAAGGTATTCTTTGAACGGGATGCTCATGTTCATGAATAGGAGCTGTAAGGCCGTCTCCTTCGCTGTACCAACCTTAAAAGAGATCCTCACAAAAAGAACGGGTATACCTGCACTTGTCTTTGAAAGCGATATGGGGGACCAAAGGTTTTACTCGGAAACCCAAATAAGAACAAGGATTGAGGCGTACTTCGAAACTTTGGAAAAGTTAAACCTGGCAAGGGGATGA
- a CDS encoding AI-2E family transporter: MLKRSRFYYLILFFLIFALGYATYLIIRPFISPIAWAIVFSIVFYPFYAFLNKYLRWRSLSSFLTVIIILLMILGPIAYFSYSVAREIDEILKAIKGERMEFVDKIVADPRFQKGIEKAMEKLSIDRERFTEILIHTLSDAVKSLLKKLRVTVESIPSFFMDFLLMLISIYFFLKDGPYFIERVSNYLPFAPEQKSILFRQIRDIIVTTIYGGVVVALLQSLAGGFIFHLLDVPRASLLGFAIFFASFVPIVGTFGVWGPTVFFLLYQGLLAKAIILFAFGFGVISMIDNVVRPLIVREKVKMPLILVFFSILGGISLFGLLGIIMGPLIVALFVSVLEIFRFTEEK; the protein is encoded by the coding sequence ATGCTAAAGAGGAGCAGATTCTACTATCTTATCCTCTTTTTTTTAATCTTCGCTTTGGGGTACGCAACCTATCTCATAATAAGGCCCTTCATATCACCGATTGCATGGGCAATTGTTTTTTCCATAGTCTTTTACCCTTTTTACGCTTTTTTAAATAAGTACCTTAGATGGAGGTCTTTATCTTCGTTCCTTACCGTCATCATCATTCTTCTCATGATCTTAGGACCCATTGCCTATTTTTCATACTCTGTGGCACGCGAGATTGACGAGATTTTAAAGGCCATAAAAGGGGAGAGGATGGAGTTCGTAGACAAAATAGTCGCTGACCCCAGGTTTCAGAAAGGAATCGAAAAGGCCATGGAAAAACTCTCTATCGATCGGGAGAGGTTCACCGAGATCCTTATCCACACACTTTCCGATGCGGTAAAAAGTCTCCTTAAGAAACTCAGGGTAACAGTTGAGAGTATCCCTTCATTCTTTATGGATTTTTTGTTAATGCTAATCTCTATCTATTTCTTTTTAAAGGATGGCCCCTATTTCATCGAAAGGGTGAGCAACTATTTGCCCTTTGCTCCAGAACAAAAATCGATCCTTTTTCGCCAAATAAGGGACATAATCGTTACTACCATATACGGAGGTGTGGTGGTCGCCCTTTTGCAAAGTCTCGCAGGTGGTTTTATATTTCATCTTCTCGATGTTCCCAGGGCTTCCCTTTTAGGATTCGCCATATTCTTTGCCTCCTTCGTTCCGATCGTTGGCACATTCGGCGTGTGGGGACCAACCGTTTTTTTTCTTCTCTACCAGGGTCTTCTCGCCAAAGCTATAATCCTTTTTGCCTTCGGTTTTGGTGTGATAAGCATGATTGATAACGTTGTGAGGCCCCTTATCGTTAGAGAAAAGGTAAAAATGCCTCTTATACTTGTTTTTTTTAGCATCCTTGG
- a CDS encoding DUF4398 domain-containing protein, with the protein MRRLRGMTILSLFVSFIFAFLVFGCAKPPKQELETAEKALSDAKAKEAHIYAEETYKKAEEALSKAQSLVNEKKYKEAKKLAQEAEKLARQAETEIESGKARMKEETEKLLSDIRTSIEETKKMIPEVVKKKIISREEARTLLSKWESELSSAKENFDKGNLKDARDKAKALMDEINEKVKEMKK; encoded by the coding sequence ATGAGAAGGCTGCGCGGGATGACGATTCTATCACTCTTTGTCTCCTTTATTTTTGCCTTTTTGGTCTTTGGTTGTGCAAAACCGCCAAAGCAAGAATTAGAGACTGCGGAAAAGGCTCTAAGCGATGCTAAGGCGAAGGAAGCCCATATCTATGCCGAAGAGACTTACAAAAAGGCTGAAGAGGCTCTAAGTAAGGCACAGTCTCTCGTAAATGAGAAAAAATACAAGGAGGCAAAGAAGTTAGCTCAGGAGGCAGAAAAGCTGGCTAGACAAGCCGAAACTGAAATCGAATCCGGAAAAGCAAGGATGAAGGAAGAGACGGAAAAACTTCTGAGCGACATAAGAACTTCCATAGAGGAAACGAAAAAGATGATTCCTGAGGTCGTAAAAAAGAAAATCATATCTAGGGAAGAGGCGAGAACGTTATTAAGTAAATGGGAAAGTGAGCTTTCGTCCGCAAAAGAGAACTTTGACAAGGGTAACTTAAAAGATGCTAGAGATAAGGCGAAGGCCCTTATGGATGAGATAAATGAAAAAGTCAAAGAGATGAAAAAGTAA
- the kdsB gene encoding 3-deoxy-manno-octulosonate cytidylyltransferase, with the protein MRLIAIPARFGSKRLPGKPLRLLGGKPILKWVYEKALMSKKKDRIIIATDDERIRDLAQSFGCDVVMTGKEISSGTERVFEATKDLDAKIIINLQGDEPFMDPSLIDKLFDYMEETEESMATFATKIFDDAEYKNPQCVKVVLDKYAYALYFSRSPIPYFVRKERADIYKHIGIYAYRKEFLEKFVKMERGILEEAESLEQLRVLENGFKIKVLLVEYSGFGIDTQEDLERAERMLLGLQSSPCQV; encoded by the coding sequence ATGAGACTCATCGCCATACCCGCAAGGTTCGGATCTAAAAGGTTACCTGGAAAACCTTTAAGACTTTTGGGAGGTAAACCGATCCTTAAGTGGGTCTACGAAAAGGCGCTTATGTCCAAAAAGAAGGATAGGATAATTATAGCCACGGATGATGAGAGGATAAGAGATCTTGCCCAGTCATTCGGCTGTGATGTTGTAATGACAGGAAAAGAAATCTCGAGCGGGACCGAACGTGTATTTGAGGCAACAAAGGATCTTGACGCAAAAATCATAATTAACCTCCAGGGTGACGAGCCCTTCATGGATCCCTCCCTCATCGATAAGCTCTTCGATTACATGGAAGAGACGGAAGAAAGCATGGCCACTTTTGCAACAAAGATATTTGATGATGCCGAATATAAGAATCCCCAATGTGTGAAGGTGGTTCTAGATAAGTACGCTTATGCCCTCTATTTTTCTAGGTCACCAATCCCTTATTTCGTCCGAAAAGAAAGAGCCGATATTTACAAGCACATTGGTATCTATGCCTATAGGAAGGAATTTTTGGAAAAATTTGTAAAAATGGAAAGGGGTATACTTGAAGAGGCAGAATCTCTTGAACAGTTAAGAGTTTTAGAGAACGGCTTTAAAATAAAAGTCTTACTGGTAGAATATTCTGGTTTTGGAATCGACACACAAGAAGACTTGGAGAGAGCAGAGCGAATGCTTTTAGGCTTACAGTCATCCCCTTGCCAGGTTTAA
- a CDS encoding serine acetyltransferase, giving the protein MSKSQKKKKVCNRPLQKKNYSRAIAASVERMLKNYKKGGRFTHIEPEPIPSRVKVIDIIYRAIELIYPGYHTLERLDENSIRYYFGQKFTELFNILSEQITFAYRHECIRYGKPCIPCDEFGYEVALKFLDEIPHLQEILAKDVKAAYEGDPASKHYDEVIFCYPGLFAITVYRIAHFLHVNGVPLIPRIMTEYAHSRTGIDIHPGAKIGESFFIDHGTGVVIGETTEIGNRVRIYQGVTLGALSLSKEECESLRNKKRHPTIEDDVIIYANATILGGNTVIGRGSIIGGNVWLTESVPPNTEVYLKKPELMMKNRS; this is encoded by the coding sequence ATGAGTAAGTCCCAAAAAAAGAAAAAAGTCTGCAATAGGCCCCTTCAAAAGAAAAATTACAGTCGAGCCATAGCCGCCTCTGTTGAAAGGATGCTAAAGAACTACAAAAAGGGGGGGAGGTTTACACACATAGAACCCGAACCGATACCCTCCAGGGTCAAAGTTATTGACATTATATACAGAGCGATAGAGCTCATATATCCAGGATACCACACTCTCGAGAGGCTCGATGAGAACTCCATAAGATACTACTTCGGCCAAAAATTTACAGAGCTCTTCAATATACTCTCCGAACAGATAACCTTTGCCTATAGGCACGAATGTATAAGGTACGGTAAACCCTGCATTCCATGCGACGAGTTCGGGTACGAGGTGGCTTTGAAGTTTTTAGACGAGATACCTCACCTACAGGAGATCCTCGCAAAGGATGTCAAAGCCGCATACGAGGGTGATCCGGCATCCAAACACTATGATGAGGTTATATTTTGCTATCCCGGGCTTTTCGCAATCACCGTATATAGGATCGCCCACTTTCTCCACGTAAACGGTGTGCCTTTGATCCCTCGAATTATGACTGAATACGCCCACAGTAGAACAGGGATCGACATCCATCCTGGAGCAAAGATCGGTGAAAGCTTTTTTATAGATCATGGAACTGGTGTTGTTATCGGGGAGACAACAGAAATAGGCAATAGAGTGAGGATATACCAGGGAGTAACGCTAGGAGCCCTATCTTTGAGTAAAGAGGAATGTGAATCTTTACGGAATAAAAAGAGACATCCAACTATAGAAGATGACGTTATAATCTACGCAAATGCAACTATTTTGGGTGGTAACACAGTAATAGGAAGAGGGTCAATCATAGGCGGAAATGTCTGGCTTACGGAATCTGTCCCGCCTAATACGGAGGTCTACTTAAAAAAGCCTGAACTCATGATGAAAAATAGGTCTTAA